Sequence from the Paenibacillus tundrae genome:
AGAAACTGGATAACCGTGAGAAAATCATGGGCTTTGGACACCGTGTGTACAAAAATGGCGACCCACGTGCGAAACATCTGCAGAAGATGTCTAAAGAACTGGGCGACATGAATAATGATACACGTCTCTATGATATGTCTGTGAAGATTGAAGAATTGGTTACAGGACAAAAAGGTCTGAAGCCAAACGTAGACTTCTACTCTGCGTCTGTCTATACACAGCTAGGCATCGAGCACGAGTTATTCACACCAATCTTCGCGATTAGCCGGGTATCCGGTTGGACTGCTCACATTCTGGAGCAGCTCGCAGATAACCGCATCATTCGTCCTCGTGCTGAGTACACTGGACCAACAGAACAGAAGTACATTTCAGTCGAGCTTCGCTAATTACGTCAAAACCAGTATAATAATGAAGGATGGGGCGAAGGGTGAATTCGATTGACGAGAGTCAGTCGAAGACGAAAGACCCTTCCCTCGATTAGACAAGCGGTATAATCATACCTAAACTCATACAACGATCAAGGAGGAATTGTAACTATGAAATTAGAAAAATTCGCTCATCCAACTGAAGGAGAAAAAATCCAGATCGATAATGGTGCACTGCAGGTTCCTAACAACCCGATCATTCCGTTCATCGAAGGTGACGGTACAGGTCGCGATATTTGGAAAGCTTCCAAACGCGTATTGGACGCAGCAGTTGAAAAAGCATATGATGGCAGCAAAAAAATCGCTTGGTACGAAGTATTTGCTGGTGAAAAAGCATTTAATACATACGGGGAGTGGTTGCCGAACGATACGCTCGAAGCGATTCGTGAGTACATCGTAGCAATCAAAGGACCTCTGACTACGCCAATCGGTGGTGGTATTCGTTCCCTGAACGTAGCACTTCGTCAAGAGCTTGATTTGTACACATGCCTGCGTCCAGTGCGTTATTTCGACGGCGTACCTTCCCCGGTTAAACGTCCTGAATTGGTTGATATGGTTATTTTCCGTGAAAATACAGAAGATATCTATGCAGGTATCGAGTATGCAGAAGGTTCAGATGAAGTGAAAAAAGTTATCCAATTCCTGCAACAGGAAATGGGCGTTAACAAAATCCGCTTCCCTGAAACTTCTGGTATTGGTATCAAGCCAGTTTCTTCCGAAGGTTCCAAACGTTTGGTTCGTGCAGCGGTACAATACGCAATCGATCACAATCGTAAGAGCGTTACGTTGGTACACAAAGGTAATATCATGAAATTTACTGAGGGTGCCTTCAAAAACTGGGGATATGAAGTGGCTGAAGAAGAGTTCGGCGATAAAGTATTCACTTGGGCTCAATACGATATCATCAAAGATAAAGATGGTACAGATGCAGCGAATGCAGCTCAAAAAGCAGCTGAAGATGCTGGCAAAATCATCGTAAAAGATGCGATTGCTGATATCGCCCTGCAACAAGTATTGACTCGTCCAGGCGAGTTCGATGTTATCGCAACATTGAACCTGAACGGTGACTATCTGTCCGATGCACTTGCAGCACAAGTGGGCGGAATCGGTATCGCTCCAGGAGCTAACATTAACTACGTAACAGGACATGCTATCTTCGAAGCTACACACGGTACTGCTCCTAAATATGCTGACAAAGATGTCGTGAACCCTGGTTCCGTAATCCTGTCCGGCGTAATGTTGCTTGAGCACCTGGGCTGGCAAGAAGCGGCTAACCTGATCTACAAAGGTATGGAAACATCCATTAACAATAAAACAGTAACGTATGACTTCGCTCGTCTGATGGACGGAGCAACTGAAGTGAAATGTTCTGAATTCGCTGATCAAATCATTAAAAACCTGTAAGGGGAGATGTGAATCGTGACTATTCAGCGCAAAAAAATCACAGTAGTCGGTGCCGGTTTTACCGGTGCTACGACTGCACTGATGCTTGCCCAAAAGGAACTCGGGGATGTCGTTCTAGTAGACATTCCTCAACTGGAGAACCCGACAAAAGGTAAAGCACTCGATATGCTGGAGGCAAGTCCTGTTCAAGGCTTCGACAGTCATATCGTCGGAACTTCCAACTATGAAGATGCTGCAGGTTCGGAGATTGTTATTATTACGGCAGGAATTGCCCGTAAACCGGGAATGAGTCGTGATGATCTGGTCAATACGAATGCGGGAATCGTGAAGTCCGTCTGTGAAAATGTGAAAAAATATTGCCCTGATTCAATCGTCATTATTCTGAGCAACCCGGTAGATGCAATGACTTATGCAGCGTATAAAACTCTTGGTTTTCCCAAAAACCGCGTAATTGGTCAGTCGGGCGTACTCGACACGGCCCGTTATTGTACATTCATCGCTCAAGAATTGAACGTATCTGTTGAAGATGTGCGTGGATTCGTTCTTGGCGGTCACGGGGATGATATGGTGCCCCTTGTTCGATATTCGAGCGTTGGCGGCATTCCGATAGATACGTTAATTCCAGCAGATCGGATTGAAGCGATCGTGCAGCGTACACGCGTTGGCGGTGGTGAGATCGTGAACCTGCTTGGTAACGGTAGTGCGTATTATGCTCCAGCAGCTTCCCTCGTGCAAATGACGGAAGCCATCTTGAAGGACAAGAAACGTATCATTCCTGTCATTGCTTATCTTGAAGGTGAATACGGTTATAACGATCTGTTCTTAGGCGTGCCGACGATTCTAGGCGGCGACGGGATCGAGAAAATATTTGAATTAGATCTGACTGCTGAGGAAAAAGCAGGTCTGGATAAATCTGCGGAGTCCGTTCGAAATGTCATTTCTGTTGTAAATATTTAAGTTTGAAAAGATTTTGAACAAGAACAAGGAGAAAACCCCCGAAAAACCGGGGGTTTTCTTTCTTTTGGATAAGTTCCCCAGTATAATGGTATGTGATGTATAGCACACTGAAATGAAACTGAGGAGGATGGAAATTTTGGGAATGATTATGTATCTGCTTCATATTGTTGGAGCACTGTCGTTAGGCTTCTACCTAATTCTGCCGTTCGTAGTCGGTAGGATCCGTAAGCTGAATGTAGCAGCACAAGAGGGCGCATTCACATCACTTCGATCTTTAAATCGTATCGCTCAGTATGGACTGATTATCCAGCTTCTCACTGGGGGTTACCTGATGACAAAAGGGGAGTACTCTCACCTGTGGATGGGTGTAGTGGTTGTCTTGTTGCTTGCAATGGCTGCCATCGGTGGAATTATGGGTAAACCGCTGCGTTTGGCTGCAGAAGGTGTGAAGAGCAACCGCGATGTAAGTCCAGAACAGAGCAAGATTCGTATGTTTAGTACACTTCTTGCGGTGTTCTTACTCATTATGGTTTATCTCATGGTGGATAGCAGCGTAATCTAAGAGTGAAATAGTACTACAATACGTAAAGCGTTCTAACCTGATTCTAAGCCTTTATCGATTGTGCCAGTAATAACGATGGGACAAGCTGACCTGAGGTGATATCAGGTGCACATACAAACCAAGATACAACCAAAACAGACAGCCCTCAGACTGTCTGTTTTTTTATTTATGCTATTCACGAGATCAGATGTATTTAATATTGATGATGTACGAACTTAAAGATGTGCTCCAGAATTGAGCTGTGTAAGTAAAGCTTTTTGATCTTGAAACTAGTTAGTTTAACTTAGCTAAGTGAATTAAGCGAGACTGGCGCTGTAGGCAAAAACAGCATTCCGCCCATTCCGCTTCGACTCATATAACGCACGATCTGCATCCCGCAGTAACGACTCTAATGAATCATCTTCCCCGCTGTACTGTGCCACCCCAAAGCTTGATGTAATCGAGATCCGAACTCCTTCAACCTCAAGTGGCTCATTGAGCAACGCAATTCGTAGCTGTTCAGCAAGTTGCTCGCCATCCTGAAGGGAAGCACCGGGCATAGCAATTACGAATTCTTCGCCACCATATCTGGCAAATAGTATTTCGGAGTTCAGGTAACGGTTACATACCGTGACTACATGAATAATTGCCTTATCACCGACATCGTGACCGTAGGTATCATTAATGCGTTTGAAATGATCAATATCAAATAAGATAAAAGCTGCCGGTCGAAAAGTTAGCTTAGCTTCATTCAAAATTTCCTTGCCTTTGTTCAGAAACTGCGTTCGGTTATAGATTTTGGTGAGCCCATCAAAATAAGCCATTTGTTTGAGCTGCTCCTGGAGAAAACGTTGTTCTGTAATATCGATGAGCATAATTAAAATCCCGACAACCTGAGCACCTTTATTAAAGACATATGATGTTCTAACCTGATAACATACGGTATGTCCTTCTAATTGCCAGTACAAGTCGGTCTGAAGACCTTCTCTACCGTACTCCACAGGAAAGGTTTCTCCAGCTAGGCTAAGCCAGATATCGTCCCACTTTTTCCCGATCATACTTACTTCAAGCTCAGGCAACATGAG
This genomic interval carries:
- the icd gene encoding NADP-dependent isocitrate dehydrogenase yields the protein MKLEKFAHPTEGEKIQIDNGALQVPNNPIIPFIEGDGTGRDIWKASKRVLDAAVEKAYDGSKKIAWYEVFAGEKAFNTYGEWLPNDTLEAIREYIVAIKGPLTTPIGGGIRSLNVALRQELDLYTCLRPVRYFDGVPSPVKRPELVDMVIFRENTEDIYAGIEYAEGSDEVKKVIQFLQQEMGVNKIRFPETSGIGIKPVSSEGSKRLVRAAVQYAIDHNRKSVTLVHKGNIMKFTEGAFKNWGYEVAEEEFGDKVFTWAQYDIIKDKDGTDAANAAQKAAEDAGKIIVKDAIADIALQQVLTRPGEFDVIATLNLNGDYLSDALAAQVGGIGIAPGANINYVTGHAIFEATHGTAPKYADKDVVNPGSVILSGVMLLEHLGWQEAANLIYKGMETSINNKTVTYDFARLMDGATEVKCSEFADQIIKNL
- the mdh gene encoding malate dehydrogenase, which translates into the protein MTIQRKKITVVGAGFTGATTALMLAQKELGDVVLVDIPQLENPTKGKALDMLEASPVQGFDSHIVGTSNYEDAAGSEIVIITAGIARKPGMSRDDLVNTNAGIVKSVCENVKKYCPDSIVIILSNPVDAMTYAAYKTLGFPKNRVIGQSGVLDTARYCTFIAQELNVSVEDVRGFVLGGHGDDMVPLVRYSSVGGIPIDTLIPADRIEAIVQRTRVGGGEIVNLLGNGSAYYAPAASLVQMTEAILKDKKRIIPVIAYLEGEYGYNDLFLGVPTILGGDGIEKIFELDLTAEEKAGLDKSAESVRNVISVVNI